One Pirellulales bacterium DNA segment encodes these proteins:
- a CDS encoding YhdH/YhfP family quinone oxidoreductase, producing MPPVKLPASFQALVVRNHLTDGPADIRAQIESLPLEQLPPGEVVIRVHYSSLNYKDALAARGHPGIAKSLPHIPGVDAAGVVVESQDPVFLPGQEVLVTGFELGAGRWGGFSQFIRVPAAWVLPLPTDMTMRQSMIFGTAGFTAGLCVLALQDHDIWPHSGPVIVTGASGGVGSHAVAILAHLGYDVTAVTGKNPDYVRNLGARRALSREEILDKSDRPLLKGHWAGGVDTVGGEALTSIVRGTRQHGCVTACGLVGGAELRMTVYPFILRGVSLVGIDASQTIENKREKVWEKLAGDWRVKDLEQLVAAEVTLVELPAWIEKILAGEVQGRVVVRVGE from the coding sequence ATGCCACCTGTCAAACTGCCCGCAAGTTTTCAGGCCCTTGTCGTGCGAAATCATCTCACTGACGGCCCGGCGGATATTCGTGCCCAGATTGAGTCGCTACCGCTGGAACAACTTCCCCCGGGAGAGGTGGTGATCCGGGTTCATTATTCCAGTCTCAATTACAAGGACGCCCTGGCCGCGCGGGGACATCCAGGAATTGCCAAGTCGCTGCCGCACATACCTGGTGTGGATGCCGCAGGTGTGGTGGTGGAGAGCCAAGACCCCGTGTTCTTGCCGGGGCAGGAAGTCCTGGTGACCGGTTTTGAACTGGGGGCGGGCCGCTGGGGGGGCTTTTCCCAATTTATTCGCGTCCCCGCCGCCTGGGTGCTGCCGCTTCCCACGGATATGACCATGCGGCAGTCGATGATCTTTGGCACGGCGGGATTTACCGCGGGGTTGTGTGTATTGGCGTTGCAAGATCACGACATTTGGCCACATTCAGGCCCTGTGATTGTTACCGGCGCCAGTGGTGGCGTGGGGTCGCACGCGGTGGCGATCCTGGCGCACTTGGGTTATGACGTCACCGCCGTTACGGGGAAAAACCCTGATTATGTGCGAAACCTAGGCGCGCGGCGCGCGCTCTCGCGGGAGGAGATATTGGATAAGAGCGACCGCCCCTTGCTTAAGGGACATTGGGCGGGCGGGGTCGATACCGTGGGCGGGGAGGCGCTGACCAGTATTGTACGCGGGACAAGGCAACATGGTTGCGTCACCGCGTGTGGGCTAGTGGGCGGGGCCGAGCTGCGGATGACCGTGTATCCATTTATTTTGCGCGGGGTCAGTTTGGTGGGGATTGATGCTTCGCAGACGATCGAAAACAAACGGGAGAAGGTGTGGGAAAAATTGGCGGGTGACTGGCGTGTAAAAGATTTAGAACAGCTGGTGGCGGCCGAAGTGACGTTGGTCGAGTTGCCCGCGTGGATCGAAAAAATTCTAGCCGGGGAAGTGCAGGGAAGGGTGGTGGTGCGGGTGGGGGAGTAA